ATCCGTTCTTCCTACCTCTCCGTCGTCGACAGGGTTTTTGAAATCAAATTCGGCTACGCTTTGTTCTCACGGAGAAACGACCGCTTGAGCCTGACCAGCCGCGCCATCCGCAAGACCTTCATCGACTACTTCAAGTCCAAGGGTGTCGGCAACGGCGCGCCGGACGGACACGAGTTTGTGCCCAGTTCGTCGGTTGTGCCGCTGGATGACCCGACGCTCTTGTTCACCAACGCGGGGATGAACCAGTTCAAGCCGATTTTTCTCGGGCAGGTGCCGCCGAGCAGCCCGCTCGCGAAACTGCGCCGGGCGGTGAACAGCCAAAAGTGCATCCGCGCCGGTGGCAAGCACAACGACCTCGAGGACGTCGGGAAGGACACGTATCACCACACGTTTTTCGAGATGCTGGGCAACTGGTCGTTCGGGGACTACTTCAAGAAGGAAGCGATCGAGTGGGCGTGGGAACTGCTCACCAAGGTGTACAACATTCCGGAAGATCGCCTGTACGTCACCTATTTCGAGGGCGACAAGAAACTCGGGCTCGAGCCGGATGAAGAGACCAAGGCGCTGTGGTTGCAGTACCTGCCGCCGGAGCGCGTGTTGCCGGGCGTGTTCAAGGACAATTTCTGGGAGATGGGCGAGACGGGTCCGTGCGGACCGTGTACCGAGATTCACTTCGACCGGATCGGTGAGCGCGACGCGGCGAAACTGGTGAACACCGGCGACCCCGACGTTCTCGAGATCTGGAACAACGTGTTCATTCAGTTTGAGCGTCTGGAAGGCGGCGGGCTGCGCTCGCTCCCGGCGAAGCACGTGGACACGGGCATGGGGCTCGAGCGGCTGGTGAGCGTACTTCAGAACGTGCGGAGCAACTACGACACCGACTTGTTTGCGCCGATTTTCATGGCGATCGAGCGTGCGACGGGCGCGCGCGAGTATCGCGGAACCCTCGGCGCGAAGGATGTCGGGAACATCGACACCGCGTACCGGGTCATCGCGGATCACATCCGGTGTTTGACGTTTGCGATCACGGACGGTGCGGTGCCGAGCAACGTGGGGCGTGGCTATGTGCTGCGCCGGATTCTGCGGCGTGCCGTGCGGTACGGGCGGCAGATGCTGGGCGCAAAGGGCGGCTTTTTCGCGGGGCTCGTGCCGGTCGTGGTCGAGCACATGAGCGAGGCGTTCCCCGAACTCAAGCGCGACCCGGCGAAGGTCGAAGCGATCATTCGCGACGAGGAAGAAAGTTTCGGTCGGACGCTCGATCGCGGCATCAAGTTGTTCGAGTCGCTCGCGACCTCGATTCCCAAGGGCGGGAAGATCGCGGGCGCCGACGCGTTCAGGCTTTATGACACCTTCGGTTTCCCGATCGACCTGACGGAATTGATGGCGCAGGAGCGCGATATCACAGTCGATATGGCGGGGTACGAGGCCGAAAAGAAGAAGGCCGAAGAACTTTCGCGTGCCACGGAGAAGAAAGAAGCCGAGAAGACGATCGCGCTCGACGGCGATGCCGTGGCGCGGCTGATGCGGCTGGGAATCGAGACCACCGACGATCACTGCAAATTTGATCTCAAGGCGCAGAAGGCGCACGTGAAGGCGATCTGGAACGGCAGCAATCTCGATGAGGTCGCGACGCCGGTTTTCAATCACAAGACGCGGATCGGCATCGTGCTCGACAAGACGTGCTTTTATGCCGCGATGGGCGGGCAGGAGTGCGACGCGGGCGAGATCGAGGTGATCGGCGAGACCCGCAGCAGCGTGCGCGATCACCATGAAGGCGGGCGATTCAGAGTCGAATCAGTGGCGGCGTTCGGTGGCTACGTGCTGCACGTGGGGGTTGTGACGCATGGCGAAATCCGCGTCGGGGATACCGTCGCGCTGCACATCGACAAGCACCGGCGGAGCGCAACCGCCTCGAATCACACCGCGACGCACCTGGCAAACTTCGCACTGCGGAAAGTGCTCGGCGACGGAGTCGACCAGAAAGGCTCGCTCGTCGCGGCCGATCGCATGCGTTTCGATTTTTCCCACAGCCAGCCGGTCAGCCCCGAAGAACTGGGCAAAGTCGAGGCGATCGTGCGCGATCAGATCAAGCACGATCTGACGGTGTATGCGCAAGCGGCGCCGCTCGCATCGGCGCGGGCGATCAATGGCCTCCGTGCCGTTTTCGGCGAGGCGTATCCCGATCCGGTTCGCGTCGTTTCGATCGGTCAGCCGGTCGCGGACCTGATGGAATCGGCGCAGAACCCGGCGTGGCGGGAAATCTCGATCGAGTTCTGCGGCGGCACGCACGTGCAGACAACATCTCAGATCGGCGCGTTCGCGCTGATTTCGGAGGAGGCGGTCGCCAAGGGCGTGCGACGCATCGTCGCGCTCACGGGCAAGCCGGCGGAATCGGCGATCCACGCCGCCGACGGTGCGGAATCGAAGATCCGGAGCGTCGGGCTGCTGAGCGACGGCGCGCTCGCGGCGGAGATTCCGGGCCTGTTGAAGAGTCTGGATGATGGCGTCATGCCGACGGCGCGAAAGACCGCGCTGAGGAATTCGATTGCTGCCCTTCAGGAGCGCGCCAAGAACGCGGCAAAGGAAGCGAGCGCGGGGCGTCAGGCCGAAGCGGTGCGCGAAGCCAAGGTGCTGGCTGAGTCGGCGCAACTCGCCAACCAGGCGATCATCGTCGGGTCGATCGAGGCGGGAGACGACCGCAACGCACTGAACGCGGCGGTTGCCGTGGTCAAGGAGGCCAACCCCCGTGCCGCGATCATGATTTTCAGCATCGATCACGGGACGGCTCGTGTTTCGATCAACGCGGTCGTTCCCGAGGCGCTGATTCAAAAAGGGCTGAAGGCGGGCGACTGGCTGCGCGAGGCGGCGGCGGTGGTGGGCGGCAAGGGCGGCGGCAAACCGGATAGCGCGCAGGGCGGCGGGACCGACGCGAGCAAGATCAAGGAAGCGATCCTTGCGGCGCGTGCCGCGGCACACCGAGTGGTGCACTAGACCGGCGCGGGAGTTGCATTGAAGCGACACGAAACGAGCGAGCACGAACGGGAGCGGGCGGACGGCCTGCGGGATTCGCCGCCTCCGCCTCAAATTCCTGAACTGCTGCGCGAGCCGGTGGCTCGCCCGCCCGTGTTGGATCGAAATGAAGTCGCGAGCCAATCCGGTCTTGCGAATGTTTCGACCGCGTGGGGCGTGGCGATGGACTTTGTCGGGTCGGTGATCGGCGCGCTTTTGCTCGGCTATTTCGCGGATCGCTGGCAGGGGACGAGTCCGAGGTACACGCTGATCGGGATGGTGGTGGGGTTCACGTTCGCGCTCTATCGGATCATCTCACGCACCTTGGCGGAAGAGAGACGCGAGAAAGAGCGGCGAAACAAGCGGAAACAGGGCTGAAGTTCGGCGATTTTGGAGCGGGTTCGGGCTCGTCGATTGGGCTCGGCGAGGCTATCCTTCCTCCCCTCATTTTCCCTTCGATTTCGGAAGCACTTTTTGAACAGCGTCGCCAGCAATACAAACCCGGACCAGACCCGTGCGGCGCGCGGGAAACTGGGGTTTGTCATGCTCTTTGCGACGGTCGCGGCGTTCGGCGTGGCGGTGGGTGTTGCAGCGCTGCTCGGCGCCGATTCGGTGACCCTAGGGGTGGCGCTCCTTGCCATCGCGATCGGGAGCCTCGCGACGCTCGGGCCGGTGATCATGAAGTTCGGGCGCGAGAGTTTCGGCGTCGCGGTGATGTTCGCCGGCGCGGCTCGGATGATCCTCGCCCTTGGTGTTTGCTACGCGGCGCGCGAGATGGCGCCGGACTTGAACTCTCGGGCGCTGTTCCTCGGTGTGGGGTCGGCGGCGCTTGTCTTGATGGTTGTTGAGGTTTGGACTTCGATCAGGATTCTCTCCGCGATGGAGCGCGAGCGCGCGTCGCATCCGGATGACACGCAACGGAAGGCCGCATGACCGCTTTTGCAATGAACATCTTGGCGTCCGCCGATCCGCTCGAGCACGTGGTGAATGCCGCAGCAGTCCGGAGCGCGGACGGCTACTGGCTCTGGTCGGGCAACCAGGGCGCCCTGGTGCTTTCGGGGCTGATTCTCGTCTTCGTCGGCATGTGGGCGGCGAGCAAGATCAAGACGGGCCCGTCCAGCCAAGGGGCCGACGCGTATGTGACGCGCAGCCGGTTTGCGCAGCTCGTTGAAGTGATCTGCGAATACCTGCGGGAGGAAGTCGCGCGACCTCTGCTCGGCGATCGCACCGACAAGTTGATGCCGTTCCTCTGGACGATTTTCTTCTTCATTCTCGTGAACAATCTGATCGGCTTGACGCCGGTGCGCGATGTGCTCCACATTGTCGGCATCGAGAAGGTCTGGATCGGCGGCACCGCGACACAGAACATCTGGGTGACGGGAACACTCGCGATCATCGCGGCCTTGGTTTTCAACATCGCGGCGATCATGCGACTCGGCCCGGTCGGGTTCGTCAAGCACATGATGGGCGGCTTGCCCTGGACGATGTTCCCGATCGCTCTGCTGCTTCTGGTCATCGAGGCCGCCGGCCAGTTCATCATCAAGCCGTTCGCGCTGGCATTGCGTCTTTTCGCCAACATGACCGCGGGCCACGTGCTGATCGCGACGCTGCTCTCGTTCGCGGGCGGCGCGATCGCGAGCGCGCTCGGCGGCGGCGGCTACGGCACCAATTCCGCGATTACGGTCGTGAGTGTCGTCTCCGCGACGATGCTGATGTTCCTGGAGTTGTTCGTTGCGTTCCTCCAGGCATTCGTTTTCATGTTCCTGACCGCGATCTTCATTTCCATCATGGATCACCACGACGAGCATGAGCATGAGCACGGGCATGATCATGCCACCGGTCACGAGCACGCCCACGCGTGAAGACGGACCACTGCTTCTCCCGCGTGCGGGTGAGGCGAAGGAACCTGTGCACTTTGGAAAGGGTTTCGAGATGATGAGCAAGTTGTTGACGAAGACGACGATGCTGGCGATGGGCGCGATGGCGGCTGTGCCGACCCTCGCTCTCGCGGCGGACGAAGTCGCGGGCGGCTCGAGCATCGGCAAGGGTCTGGCCGTCCTTGGCGGCGGCATGGCTCTGGTCGGTGGCGGCATCGGCATCGGTCTGGTGGGCAAGGGCGCCGTCGAGGCGATCGCCCGTCAGCCCGAAGCGGCCGGCAAGATCCAGATCAACATGATCCTGGCTGCCGCGCTGATCGAAGGTGCGACGCTGTTCGCGGTGTTCGCGGGCTTCGCGGCCAAGTAATACTCGATCGCTCGGGGCCTTGACGGGCGTCGAGCGGATTCATTCGACCGATGATTTTTCGAATCGCGTTTTTCGACTGGAGAGTTCCGATGCTCACGAAACTTCGAACCGGCATGTTCCTGGCCTTCACGACGATCGCGCCGCTGGCGGCGATGGCGGTGGAGGGCGAACACGGCGGCGACATTCAGGGACCGATCGCAACGACCAAGCAGGGAATCGCGACGGCGATCACCGCTCTCGTGGTCTTCGCGCTGGTTTTCGCCATTCTGGGTGTGAAGGTGTGGCCGGCGATCACGGCCGGGCTTGATGAGCGTGCCGACAAGATCAAGGCCGAGATCGAAGCGGCCGAGAACGCCCGCAAGCAGGCGAAGGACGCTCTCGCTCAGTACGAGGCGAGCCTGGCGCAAGCGCGTGCCGAGGCCGCGAAGATGATCGAGCAGACCAAGGCGCAGCAGAGCCAACTCGCGGCGGAACTCCGGGCAAAGGCCGAGATCGAACTCTCCGCGATGCGCGAGCGCGCGGTCAAGGAAATCCAGCAGGCCAAGCAGTCGGCCGTTGCCGAGCTGTACACCGACGCGACCAATCTCGCGACGATGGTCGCCGGGAAGATCCTCAAGCGCGAGATCAATACCCAGGATCAGCAGCGGCTGGTGGAAGAGTCGCTCGGTCAGTTGCAGGGACTGCGGAACTAAGCGAAGGCACTGTGCACTGGGAACGGGGAAATCGGGCGAAGAACGACACGCAAGAACAAAGCACCTCAATCGCGAAGATCAACACATGCCACTTTCTCAAGCCAAGCCCGATGCACTCGCCAACACCTACGCCAAGAGCCTCTATGCCGAGGCGTTTGCCGCGGGAGGCCGCGAGCGCGTGGAGGCGCTGCAGGGTCAGCTCGAAGACCTGCTCGAGATGACGCGCAACGACAAGACATTTAACGAGTTTCTCGCGTCTCGCGTAATCCCGACGGCCGAACGCGAAGAGGCGCTGAAGAAGATTCTGGGCGGGCGGATCGACGAGTTGCTTCTGCGTTTCCTGCTCGTTGTGAATCGCAAGGACCGGCTCGGGCACATCGTTCCGATTGCCGCGGCATACGACCAGGTCGTGCAGCAGCAGTTCGGACGCGTCGAGGTCGATGTGATCACAGCGACGCCGATTGATCAGGGGCAGCTCGGGGGCGTGAAGTCGCGGCTCGGCTCGGCGCTCGGCAAGGAAGTCGTTGTGCACGCGTACACCGAGCCGGCGATGATCGGCGGCGTGAAGTTCCGCATCGGCGATCAGTTGATCGACGCGAGCGTGCAGACGAGCCTGCGGAAGATCCGCGACCAGCTCAACACGCACGGCGACGCGGCGGTTCGCGGAAAGATCGATCGGATCATCGAGGGGTGATGCCGGATCGGGGCTTCCGGTGTTGCACCACAAAGAACACTGAGGACACAAAGAGCACAGAGAGAAGCGGGAGTTGAAAGAAGAGTCAAAGGACTCTTCGGGTAATGCCGTCTTTCAGCAGATTGGTGTTGAAGTTGATGAGCAGGCCGATGGGGATCTCGGCCAGCTTCATGTACGTGAGCAGTTGTGATTCGTGGACGGGGAGCACCTTCTCAACAGATTTCAGCTCTACCACGATTTGGCCTCCCACGAGCAAATCGAGCCGCAAACCTGTGTCGAGAATCGTGTCGCGGTAGGAAATCGGAACCTGCACTTCGGATTCAAACGAGACGCCGCGGGCCTGAAGCTCGAGCATCAGGCACTGCTGGTAGATGGACTCGAGCAGACCCGGACCGAGTTGACGATGAACGGCAATGGCGGCGCCGATGATCGAGTGTGTCAGCGGATCAGCGTGTGCGAAGCGATCCTGAACCCATGATTTGTCCTTGGTCGCTTCCCTATCCATCATTCTCATCCTCATTCCTGGTCTCTCTCTGTGACCTTTGTGTCCTCGGTGTCCTTTGTGGTGAATGACCCAGGTGCCGATGGTCACAATGTACCGGATGATCGCAGCCAGGCGAGCACCTCCGCCGCGTTCTGATCGGGCGGGAAGACCGGATACCAGACTTTGCGGATGATGCCGCCGTCGCAGTACCAACTCATTCTCTTGATGAGTGTGCGAGGGCCGCCCGGAGGCAGGCCATCGACGATCGGGGGCATCTCCATCGTGGGCAGATTCATCGCGCGCGTGAGCACGAGGTCGGAGTCGCTGAGAAGCTCAAAGCCCAGGTGCGTGCGCTCCGCGAACTCGTGCTGGTATTCCGGCGTCTGCGTGCTGACGCCGAAGATGGAAACACCGAGCGCGGCGAACTCCGAAGCGAGATCGCGATAGGCGCAGGAGTGAGGCGTGCAGCCCCGCGCGCCGGGGACGAGATCCCAGCCATCCGGCGGCGGTCGACCCGGAACGCCGGAGCGTGGATAGAAGAAAAGAACCATTTTTCCGGTGATTTCAGAGAGATTGCGCGATGTGCCGCGAGATGTGATCAGCGAGATCTGTGGCAAGCGTAATCCGGTCAGGTGAGCGGCGGCGCCATCGTCTTGCGGAACGGGAAGGTCGCGCGGTAGTTGCGTCGGGTCGTGCATGAAATGAAGCAAAGGCAGAAAGGCATTTTCACCACAGAGAACACAGAGATCACGGAGAGGAAATGTTGTTGATTCGGCGGTTAAGCCCGTTGATCAATTGCGTGACGTTGAAGTTGATCAGCAATCCAACGGGCAGATTGGCCAGCCGGAGATAGGTCAGCAATTGGGCCTCGTGAATTGGCATTTTTTTCTCGACCGATTTGAGCTCGACTACGACAAGTTCCTCGACGATCAAGTCGATGCGGTAGCCGCACTCAATGAGATGTCCTTTGTATCGAACCGGAATTTCAACTTGGCGTCGGACGGAAACTCCGAGAGGCATGAGTTCGTGCACGAGGCAAGACTCGTAGGCACTTTCCAACAGGCCGGGCCCGAGAGTGCGGTGTACTTCGATCGCCGCACCAATGACTTTGTCGGTGATCTTGTCGCAGCGTGACATCAGAACCGGATCTGGCCGTTCCATCCCCAATTCTTCTCCGTGATCTCTGTGATCTCTGTGGTGAAATGTCTCTTCAGACTTCCACGTACGCCTTCAATCCTTGCACGCCGCCCTCGCGGCCGAAGCCGGACTCCTTGAATCCGCCGAAGGGGCTGGCCGGGTCGAACTTGTTGTACGTGTTGCACCAGACCACGCCGCTCTTGATCTGCTTGGCGATCGAGAGCATTTTGCTCCCCTTCTCTGTCCAGATTCCTGCCGCAAGTCCGTACGGCGTGTTGTTCGCGCGGCTCACCGCTTCCTCCGGCGTGCGGAACGAAAGCACGCTCAGCACCGGGCCGAAAATCTCCTCGCGCGCGATCGTGTGGCTCGGTTGCACGCCCGTGAAGAAACACGGGCGGCACCAGAAGCCCTTGGAAGGCAGCCCTTCCTGCCAGCTTTCAATTTGGCCCTTTGGCCCTTTGGAACTTTGGCCATTTGGCACGCGGAGTTCCGCCCCTTCGGTCTGGCCGAGCTTGAGATAGTGCTCGATGCGTGAGAGCTGTTCCTTGCTGTTGACGGCGCCGACGTCGGTGTTCTTGTCCATCGGGTCGCCCGTGCGGAGCGAAGCGAGGCGGATCTCGAGTTTCTTGACGACCGTGTCGAGGATCGACTCCTGCACGAACAGCCGCGAGCCGGCGCAGCAGACTTCGCCTTGATTGAAGTAGATTCCGCTGATGATGCCTTCGACCGCCTGATCGATCGCGGCATCCTCGAAGATGATGTGGGGCGACTTGCCGCCGAGTTCGAGCGTGAGGCGCTTGAACTTGCCGTCGGGACGCGGATTGGCGACCGATTTGGCGATGATCTTGCCGACCTCGGTGCTGCCAGTGAACGCGATCTTGTCGACATCCGGGTGCTCGACGATCGACCGGCCGGTCAATCCATCACCCGTGACAATGTTGACGACGCCCGGGGGAAGTTCGCACTCTTCGAAGATTTCGGCAAGCACGAGCGCGGTCAGCGGCGTGGTCTCGGCGGGCTTGAGGACGACCGTGTTGCCGCAGGCGAGTGCGGGCGCGATCTTCCACGCGGCCATCAGCAGCGGGAAGTTCCACGGAATGACCTGGCCGCAGACACCGACGGGGCGAACGCCGGGAGCGATTTCGGGAAGCCCGCTCTTCTTGCCCAACGACTTCGCGCCGCTGGTTGCGCCCTGGAAGACGAAGCCGAGTTTGTCGGCCCAGCCCGCGTTGTAAAAAAAGTGTGCCGCGACGAGCGGGATATCGACATCGCGCGATTCCTTGATCGGCTTGCCGCTGTCGAGCGTTTCGATAATGGCGAGTTCGCGCCCGCGTTCCTGGATTCGCCGCGCGATGCGGAAGATGAACTTGGCGCGTTCGGAAGCGGGGAGGCTGGCCCACTTGGGGAGCGCCGCGCGTGCCGCGGCAACCGCGCGGTTGACATCCGCGGGTGAGGCCTGCACGACTTCGCTGAGCGTGGCTTCGGTGCTCGGGTTGATGGTCGCGAAGCGCTTCGCGCTCTTTGGCTCGGCGAACTTGCCGTCGATGAAGAGGCCGTAGGAAGGCTTGATGGTGACCTTTGCGGTCTCGGGAGCGGGGGAGTAGTCCCAGCCGGGGGCAGTCTTCGCGGAATCGATCATCGGAGCGGCTTGCGGAGCCTCCTTCGTTGCAACACCGTTGCCGTTGGTAGTCATGAAGTCCCTTTCGTGGGTCACGCCTCCGTGACGTCGTAGTTCGCTCGATACTTGCCCGAATGCAGCCAGGAGATCTGGCGCAGGATGTCGTTCGCGAGCGCGGAAGCTCCGAACCGCCAGAGTTCGGGCGTGAGCCAGCCGCCAGGATGCAATTCGTTCACTCCCGGCAATGCGCCAAGCGTCTCTTTCACCATGACGAGGTAATGCAGCGACTGTTTCGCGGTGCGGATACCACCCGCCGGCTTCACGCCGACCAGTTTGCCGGTTTCGAGGTACCAGTCACGCACCGCCTCGAGCATCACCAGCGTGACGGGCATCGTCGCGGCAGGAGTCACCTTTCCAGTGGAAGTCTTGATGAAATCGAAGGAAGCGGGATGGATCGCGAGGGTCCTCTGGGACTCATAAGACCCATTTGAGAGAGTGCCATTCGCGGCCGACGCTTGGGATTGGTCAGGTGCGGACTTCGCCGCAGCCCCGCCGAATTCGGAGAGCGCCTCGTCCATCGCTCGGATTGCGATGTCGCTGGCGAAACGCACGTTGTCGAGTGTTTCGAGTTCGCCGGTTTCGAGGATGACCTTCAGCGAAATGGGTCGACCCTTGCCTCCACCGTCGTGGCGAGCGGCTTTCACTCCTTCTTCGAGGCAGGTGCGTTTGACGGCTCGGATCTCATCGGCGACTTCGTCGTAACGCCCCGCGAGGAAGGCGCCGCGGTTGATCACCATGTCGATCTCGTCAGCGCCATCGTGAATCGCGCGCCGCGTGTCATCGAGCCGAACATCGAGCGGATATTGGCCGCTGGGAAACCCGGTGGCGACCGATGCGATCTTTACGCGTCCGAGCGCGCCCATCGCTTCGAGCGAATCGCGGCAGTGCTTCACGAGGTTCGGGTAGACGCAAACCGCGCCGACGCTGGGCAAGCCTTCAGGCAGATCGCTCTGTCCCGCACCCGGTTTGACCGCCTTGGCGCAGAGCGCCCGGACTTTTTCGGGCGAGTCCTTGCCCTCGAGCGTGGTCAGATCGAGCATTGAGAGAGCGAGCTTGAGGCCCGCCATCTTGCTCTTAGTCTTGATCGAGCGCTTGGTGAAACTCGCCGCGCGTTCGGCGGCCATGACGGCGTCAACACGCGGGCTGGGGGCAAAATCTCGAACTGCGGTCTTGGTGCCGCTACGCATGGGGAAGTTTACGCGGGGAGCGGGAGAGAACGCGGAGGTGTGGAGTCGGCGGAGTTTTGCGGAGCAAGAGGTAGGGACGCACGATTTGAGCCGGCTTGGGAGGCAAAGATCGGCATGCCCCTCGATCACCCATCCTCATCCGGCCGCATCGCCTGGAAACAGTGGGGCACCGACCTCGAATCGGAGTCGATCCGTCAGATGCAGAACGCGTGTGCGCTCCCGGTTGCCGCGGCGGCCGCGCTGATGCCCGATGCCCACGTCGGCTACGGATTGCCCATCGGGGGCGTGCTTGCGACGCGCGGCGCGGTGATTCCGTACGCGGTTGGCGTTGATATCGCGTGCCGCGTGAAATTGAGCGTGGTCGAGCTGCCCGTGAAAGAACTCGAAACCGAGCACGGGCGCAAGCGGCTGACCAGGGCGATCGAAGATGAAACAAAGTTCGGGGTCGGCGGCGAATTCAAAAAGCGGCGCGATCACGACGTCATGGATCGTGATTGGACCGTTTCACCGGTGACAACGCGGCTCAATGACAAAGCCGCGGCTCAGCTCGGCACCAGCGGGAGCGGGAATCACTTTGTCGAGTTCGGCGTCTTCACACTCAACGCCGAGACAAACGGCCTCGCGCCAGGCACGTATCTCGCGCTCCTCAGCCACTCCGGCTCGCGCGGCACCGGCGCGGGCGTGTGCGACCACTATTCCAGGCTCGCGATGCAAACACGCACCGATCTGCCGAAGGAGCAATCGCGGCTCGCCTGGCTCGATCTCGATTCCCAAGAGGGGCGCGAGTACTGGGACGCGATGAATTTGATGGGTCACTACGCGTCGGCGAATCACGCGCTGATCCACAAGCATGTCGCCAAGCACCTCGGGGCGAAGGTGCTTGCGGATTTCGAGAACCATCACAATTTCGCCTGGAAAGAAACGCACGATGTCGGGCGCGGGCCCGAAAAGTTGATCGTGCATCGCAAGGGCGCAACGCCCGCGGCACCGGGTGTGTTCGGATTTATCCCGGGTTCGATGGCGGCGCCCGGATTTCTCGTGCGGGGCAAGGGCGGCGCGGGGTCGCTCGATTCGTCGAGTCATGGCGCGGGGCGCGTGATGTCGAGGACGAAGGCGCGCCAGTCTTTCGCGTGGGGAAATGTCAAAAAAGAGTTGCGCGAAAAGGGTGTTGAAGTCATCAGCGCCGGGCTCGACGAAGTCCCGGGCGTTTACAAAGACATCCACGCCGTGATGGCGGCACAATCGGACCTTGTCGAAATCGTCGGGAAGTTCGACCCGAAACTGGTGAAGATGGCGCCGGAAGGCGAGAAAGCGGAAGACTGAGTCGCGTTCCTAGCGGCTCGCTCCGCGCCGCGTCGATTTCTCGATTGGCGGCAACGAGGCGCTCGGACCGGTTTGAACAGGAAGGCGAGATCGGCTCCATTCGTCAAGTCCGCCGGAATACGCAAAGACATCT
The DNA window shown above is from Phycisphaeraceae bacterium and carries:
- a CDS encoding RtcB family protein, which codes for MPLDHPSSSGRIAWKQWGTDLESESIRQMQNACALPVAAAAALMPDAHVGYGLPIGGVLATRGAVIPYAVGVDIACRVKLSVVELPVKELETEHGRKRLTRAIEDETKFGVGGEFKKRRDHDVMDRDWTVSPVTTRLNDKAAAQLGTSGSGNHFVEFGVFTLNAETNGLAPGTYLALLSHSGSRGTGAGVCDHYSRLAMQTRTDLPKEQSRLAWLDLDSQEGREYWDAMNLMGHYASANHALIHKHVAKHLGAKVLADFENHHNFAWKETHDVGRGPEKLIVHRKGATPAAPGVFGFIPGSMAAPGFLVRGKGGAGSLDSSSHGAGRVMSRTKARQSFAWGNVKKELREKGVEVISAGLDEVPGVYKDIHAVMAAQSDLVEIVGKFDPKLVKMAPEGEKAED
- a CDS encoding 2-deoxyribose-5-phosphate aldolase, which produces MRSGTKTAVRDFAPSPRVDAVMAAERAASFTKRSIKTKSKMAGLKLALSMLDLTTLEGKDSPEKVRALCAKAVKPGAGQSDLPEGLPSVGAVCVYPNLVKHCRDSLEAMGALGRVKIASVATGFPSGQYPLDVRLDDTRRAIHDGADEIDMVINRGAFLAGRYDEVADEIRAVKRTCLEEGVKAARHDGGGKGRPISLKVILETGELETLDNVRFASDIAIRAMDEALSEFGGAAAKSAPDQSQASAANGTLSNGSYESQRTLAIHPASFDFIKTSTGKVTPAATMPVTLVMLEAVRDWYLETGKLVGVKPAGGIRTAKQSLHYLVMVKETLGALPGVNELHPGGWLTPELWRFGASALANDILRQISWLHSGKYRANYDVTEA